The Raphanus sativus cultivar WK10039 chromosome 6, ASM80110v3, whole genome shotgun sequence sequence GACTAAGTCATACGTCCATGGACCCACACATTTTCTGCAGAAACACACCAGCTTTGCATTTGGTTAAAGCAAGTGAATACTCTATTACAATGAGGAGCAGTGAGTATTCACTTGTGTGTTTTATTGAAGGAAAACCTCATAAACACTTTAGAACCAtgttcaaaaattaaaattcaatacATAGCAGGACACATATATTACAGGGGGTAAACATATGTTTTTACAGACAAACAGGTTTTATATATCCTTGCAAGAACTTTACACTCTCAACCTTTACATTTCTTCTACAcattaaaaacacacacacatcaaAATCTTTAGACCTTCAGGAccaaagatatatatttttttcctgaGTTCCATCCACTCAAAGAACACAAACCAGGATCCATCCACAGAccatttctttttgttcttgaaCCAAGAAAGAATCGATGCAACATGAAGCCTGGAAGCCTGGAACATCCAGCTTCAATCCGGGTCAAACAAACTAATTCCTATACTTGAGTCATTGCTCTTTCCCTTTATTAGGCTTTGGTGATTGCCTCGCATTCCGATAAGGAGAAGCTTGAGGCAGGTTTAAACTAGACAAACTCCTCAAAGGCTGCTGTCCATTTCTCGACACGAACCCTCCTCCTCCCTGTGTCCTAACACCGTTCTTGGCAACAGGCTGCATCGTCTGGAAAGACGTAGAAGAGCTAGCAAAGTCTTTAAGACTTGGCAACGGCTTTAACGCTTCCACAACTTCGCTCATCTTCGGTCTAGCTTTAGAGTCTCTGTTAAGACACTGTGCGGCTACTTGCGTGGCTTTCTGAGCTCCCTTGATCGAGAAATGACCCTCTAAGCGAGGATCTAACAGTCTGTAAAACTTCTTTTTGTCTAGAAGATGAGGTTTCACCCATTCCACCAAGTTCTGTTCACCGTTGGGACGGCTTTTATCCACGGCTCTTCGTCCAGTTAGTATCTCAAGTAGAACTACTCCAAAGCTGTATACATCACTCTTCGTTGTCAAATGTCCTGATGATTGAAACTGAGATTAGTAACTCCATAAAGTAAATACTATGACGTTTTCAGTTTtcaatgttaaatttattgattttcatGTAATatgatcttttatattttactgattatttttctattggttgaattaagGTTATTTAGAGCATGCCCATTAGTGCCCCAATGGGCATGCTCTTAGATgtacttataaaattaaatgtttttttaattagtgtGCAAAActtcaaagaaaaagaaatggagggagtaataaacaaagggaGAGGATACTTTACTCACCAGTCATTACATATTCAGGAGCTGCATAACCATATGTTCCCATGACTCTGGTTGACACATGCGATTTCTTCTCGTCTGGTGCATCTTTAGCTAGCCCAAAATCAGAGAGCTTTGAGTTATATTCCTGAAAAGAGAAACATTTGTTTCcaatataagtaaaaaaaaaaagagaataactATTAGGTTAAAATCAAAGCTTTTGAGCTTCAGAGTTCAGACATATACCGCGTCAAGTAAGATGTTAGATGTTTTGAAATCGCGGTAAATGACAGGCTTCTCAGCTTCCTCATGGAGAAAGGCAAGACCTTTAGCTGCACCAAGCGCAATTTTCATTCTCACAGACCAAGGGAGAGGTAATGTCcctgaaaccaaaaaaagatcaatgaataaaaataatcaatataaGATGATCTGATTGATTAACAACATACTTCTGAAAAGATGATTCTCAAGACTCCCTCGAGGCATGAACTCATAAACAAGCAGCCTCTGATCTTCTTCCATGCAATATCCCACCAATTTAACCAGGCTTGGGTGGACTAGGTTACCAAGAAAGTTAATCTCAGCCTGCCACATGAATTAGCAGAACAATCAACAATCTGTTAACATTATCAATGTATAAAAAGCGATTGGTGATTTACCAGCCACTCCTTGTGCCCTTGAAGGCCATCTGGGTTCAGTGTTTTGACTGCCACAGTTAGACCAGTACCAGGTTTGACCGGAGCCGTTCCGTTTTCCTCAATCCATCCTTTGAAAACACAACCAAACCCACCTTCACCGAGAAGAGACTCCGGTCTGAAGTTCCTAGTGGCTAGCTTGAGGTCGTTAAACATGAATATCCTTAGCTTGGATGAGTATTTCAGCTCCCCACTGATCAGAGGTGTTGAGGAGCCACTCCCCGGACGGCTAACGTCTTTAGACGGAGGTGGGTGATGATCTTCACGCTTCTCAATAACATGCTTAGGTGCTGTTGCTGCAGATAAGGTATACAACAAAAACAGATAGTGAACACTAAAGAACTGAACCCAAGTTGCATCTTCTAAATCAGGAAAGCATCAACACTATTGAGACCCTAAAAAGGAAAGGGCTTTGGAGGAAAGAGATTTACCAACAACAGTAGTGGTGGCATTCAGGGAACTATCAACTTTTGATCTAGAAGAGATGCAGCTGAAGATGAGCTTGATTCTGAACCAAAACCCACTTTCAGGTTTACTCAAAGTCTTCCCCTTTCCAGGTTTCTCCACACCCACCACCTTAACAGAGTCTTGCCCTGTAGCCATCATCCCCTTATGAACTAACCCTAATCTCCACTCAGAACAAAAATCAAGAGAAGTCCACCACTTCAATTAAACCCTAAGAATCAGATCACTACTCCCTCTGATCACATCCATACGAAAACCAATCTCAGATCAGACCCAGAACATGGAAACTGATTGAAAGAAGAGAAATTTCAGAAACCCAATTTCTCAGGAAGTATAAAGTTTGATCCTTTCTCCCTCAAAATcgaacattaaaataaaaaaggtaaagacttttttaaaaagttgaaatgAATTTTGAGAACGCAGTGAAGTAGAAGTGAATTTGAGTTCCTGAATTGGggataaagagagagagatgatgatgatgaaacaagGATATAAGTGAAGGGAATTGGAGAAAGTTTTTAGTCAAAAGGGATGAATATTTTTTGGGAAAGATACAGAGCTACGAAAGGGCATCTtcttcagagagagagagactgaaaAACTTGTCAGCAACGGGCAGATCGGGCAGTTTGTGTGAGAGACAGAGGAAGCAAATTGGTCAGCTTGGGCAGCTAACAATGTACGCGTAACATAAAGCTCAAATAATtaaggttattttttttttgactcaaTAATTAaggttattttagttttataatatagtacAAAAGAATTTAAGTAttcattttatcaaaattaagGGATAGTTTATTATCATCATATAACAAAAATTTCTATGAAGCATAACCTATATATCCATTTTATAAAAGAACATAAATTTTGATGATTTGGTCATTTATCATTTGTGCTTCGTTTTAACACTTCAAGTCTCAAGATATTTTTATTCAACTTTTagttgattttcaaaatttataaaatctgataTCATTTATAACAAgccaaacaaaaattttataataaacgGCCTTCCTATAGTTGACAGAAcacttttgaaaatttatatattcaatTAGCAATGCTTGAATTTTTGGATTTGAACTCTGATCTGGGATTCTGAGTATAAATCTAACCAAATGCTGATGATAAAAATGGTTTTCTCCTCCTCTCTCGTCATTTATTCTTTAGATATCAGAGATCCAAGGATATAAtagattaatcaagaacgacTGTGTGAGAGTATGTTGATAACTTTCTTTACTCCTTTCCAGATTCTTTAATAGTAGCATTAATCAGCAACTAATAATTGAGTTAATTATAATAGCACAAGACGAAAGTGTAgacttttttggtttttggggAAGATAGTTATTATGCTGACTTTAACATCTAGAAGAATATAAGCTTTTATGACACTACCGTGAAATGGTGGTGCCACATGGAGTCATTTGAGATGTTCAAGAGCTAATGGATAATTAAACGGTAGGCAACAACTAGCTTGTCCTTTTGACTCTTGAGTTCAGAGACCAATGAAAATCTAATCctctttaattgttttttttcttttttttttgttcaaaaattgttttttttcttctttgtaataaaccaaggaaaaaagaaacagaaaatttgtttataaaagTGAACGTAGAGTCACCGGAGAAGATGGTGAGTGAGTTACGCGGcgaaaaacacacaaaacaagGTCAAGGACCCGATGGTGAGATTGCAGAGCTACTAGTACTACGGCCGTctatagaaaattatattttgcacgtatgaagaattttaataaatacaaaaagaaaatccaACATTTATAAATCTAATGTACATTGGATTCGAATCTAAGAAGGATGATGATATGAAAATCTATAGTGGAATGGAAACTAACTAAAAGACCAGCAATGGTGCGAGGAAAAATGTTACAACTCTTTATGGCATGGTTAGCTCCATGTAATTAAGAACTCTTTAAACCATTTGAATAAATGCAACTTTTTCCAAAGTTAGAGTGGTCTTTaatgttgttcaaaaaaaaaaagagtggtcgtcaatgaaaaagaaaataaaatggagATGCGGGGTATCGATCCCCGTACCTCTCGCATGCtaagcgagcgctctaccatCTGAGCTACATCCCCATTTGCTCTAATCTTATTCTATTCTAATATATATCCCTTGGATAGCATTATATCTTGACGTTAGTTTGAGTTGGCTTGGCTAACATTTCATCATGAGAATAAAAGAAGCTTACAGACAAGCAATAAATGGAAAGCCTTTCAAAAACCCCAACAGAATATCTTCTTGGTGTAGTATTGGATTTTGGTTGCTTAGCTAGGACTACAAATACATCCTGATGCTACATTCTTTTTTAGCACCAATAGGTGGCCGTGTACCCAAACTCTATGTATAATAGATTA is a genomic window containing:
- the LOC130496736 gene encoding serine/threonine-protein kinase PBL36 isoform X2 encodes the protein MMATGQDSVKVVGVEKPGKGKTLSKPESGFWFRIKLIFSCISSRSKVDSSLNATTTVVAPKHVIEKREDHHPPPSKDVSRPGSGSSTPLISGELKYSSKLRIFMFNDLKLATRNFRPESLLGEGGFGCVFKGWIEENGTAPVKPGTGLTVAVKTLNPDGLQGHKEWLAEINFLGNLVHPSLVKLVGYCMEEDQRLLVYEFMPRGSLENHLFRRTLPLPWSVRMKIALGAAKGLAFLHEEAEKPVIYRDFKTSNILLDAEYNSKLSDFGLAKDAPDEKKSHVSTRVMGTYGYAAPEYVMTGHLTTKSDVYSFGVVLLEILTGRRAVDKSRPNGEQNLVEWVKPHLLDKKKFYRLLDPRLEGHFSIKGAQKATQVAAQCLNRDSKARPKMSEVVEALKPLPSLKDFASSSTSFQTMQPVAKNGVRTQGGGGFVSRNGQQPLRSLSSLNLPQASPYRNARQSPKPNKGKEQ
- the LOC130496736 gene encoding serine/threonine-protein kinase PBL36 isoform X1, with translation MMATGQDSVKVVGVEKPGKGKTLSKPESGFWFRIKLIFSCISSRSKVDSSLNATTTVVATAPKHVIEKREDHHPPPSKDVSRPGSGSSTPLISGELKYSSKLRIFMFNDLKLATRNFRPESLLGEGGFGCVFKGWIEENGTAPVKPGTGLTVAVKTLNPDGLQGHKEWLAEINFLGNLVHPSLVKLVGYCMEEDQRLLVYEFMPRGSLENHLFRRTLPLPWSVRMKIALGAAKGLAFLHEEAEKPVIYRDFKTSNILLDAEYNSKLSDFGLAKDAPDEKKSHVSTRVMGTYGYAAPEYVMTGHLTTKSDVYSFGVVLLEILTGRRAVDKSRPNGEQNLVEWVKPHLLDKKKFYRLLDPRLEGHFSIKGAQKATQVAAQCLNRDSKARPKMSEVVEALKPLPSLKDFASSSTSFQTMQPVAKNGVRTQGGGGFVSRNGQQPLRSLSSLNLPQASPYRNARQSPKPNKGKEQ